ACCCGCGGATTAAAAGTCCGCTGCTCTGCCAGTTGAGCTAACGGCCCGGGGCCCCGCCGACCAGGGCGGTCCGAGTGGCGCCATGGTATGCGCCGCGGTGCCGGTACGTGTTCAACGACAGGAGACCCACTCGCAGCCCCCCCGCGGCCCGACCGCGAACGGGCTGCCTAGGCTCGTTCCGACGGATGCGGGTCGCGACTTCGCAGGTGTGACGGACGGAAGGCTTGGGAGAGCGATGATCAAGCGGCTGACGGCCTGGCGCGTGCGCCCCGGCCTGGACCTGAACCAGGCGATCGCCCGGTGGTCGAGCACCAGACATGTCGAACTGGTCCTCGCGGTGCCCGGCGTCCTCCGCTACGCGCAGGACCGCTGCGTGCCAGGCCCGGACGGCAGCGGGCCTCCCTACGCCGGGATGGGGGAGATCTGGTTCGAGAGCATGGCGACGGCGACAGCTGCAGTCGCGACACCGGAGTGGCAGAAGGTGCTCACCGACGCCGCCACGTTCATGGACATGAGCACCGTCGTGGCGGCGTACGCCGAGGTGCAGCGCGCCTAGTCCGCCGCCCCGAGCCGACCCGCGTCGAGCGCGGTGACGAAGTCCGCGATGAGCGGCGCCGTG
This genomic window from Actinomycetes bacterium contains:
- a CDS encoding EthD family reductase; translation: MIKRLTAWRVRPGLDLNQAIARWSSTRHVELVLAVPGVLRYAQDRCVPGPDGSGPPYAGMGEIWFESMATATAAVATPEWQKVLTDAATFMDMSTVVAAYAEVQRA